A stretch of Methanococcus voltae PS DNA encodes these proteins:
- a CDS encoding formate/nitrite transporter family protein, with protein sequence MVDMNPPDKMVDIAGNAGQTKGNLSMDQLLLRGIMGGAYIAMGGGLATVVGTGIGAAMGAGFGKFMAAAVFPVGLVLIIITGMELVTGDMMLLPVAMFQKKTSFSKLMKVWIYVYIGNLIGSLLYAFLMAYGPLQSFDKSTGAATVNAFGQSAIATAEAKVLPYMAAGGMGWLAALLKGIGCNWLVNLAVIGSMAATSILGKVIMIWFPIMAFVATGFEHCVANMYFIPAGMMLGAGVTVADWWIWNIIPVTIGNILGAVIFVAMVYHYAYSKKI encoded by the coding sequence ATGGTTGACATGAACCCGCCTGACAAAATGGTTGACATTGCAGGAAATGCAGGACAAACCAAAGGTAATTTATCAATGGACCAACTTCTTTTAAGAGGTATCATGGGTGGAGCTTACATCGCTATGGGTGGTGGACTTGCTACTGTTGTAGGTACTGGTATCGGTGCAGCAATGGGTGCAGGATTCGGTAAATTCATGGCTGCAGCTGTGTTCCCTGTGGGTTTGGTTTTAATTATTATAACCGGTATGGAATTAGTTACAGGAGACATGATGCTCTTACCAGTTGCTATGTTCCAAAAGAAAACATCATTCTCAAAATTGATGAAAGTATGGATTTATGTTTATATTGGTAACCTTATTGGTTCATTATTATATGCTTTCTTAATGGCATATGGGCCATTACAATCATTCGACAAATCAACAGGTGCTGCCACAGTTAACGCATTCGGTCAGAGCGCTATCGCAACCGCTGAAGCTAAGGTTTTACCTTACATGGCTGCAGGCGGTATGGGCTGGTTAGCAGCATTACTTAAAGGTATTGGTTGTAACTGGTTAGTTAACTTAGCTGTTATTGGTTCAATGGCTGCTACAAGTATCCTCGGTAAAGTTATTATGATATGGTTCCCGATTATGGCCTTCGTTGCTACAGGATTTGAGCACTGTGTGGCTAACATGTACTTCATACCTGCTGGTATGATGTTAGGAGCTGGTGTTACAGTAGCTGACTGGTGGATTTGGAATATTATTCCAGTAACTATCGGTAACATATTAGGTGCAGTTATCTTTGTAGCTATGGTTTACCACTACGCATACAGCAAAAAAATTTAA
- a CDS encoding beta-class carbonic anhydrase: MSSKGEIIGAEARPKKKLAVVTCMDTRLVNFLNEKMGLERGDAKVIKNAGNIITEDALRSLVVAIYCLGAEKIAIVGHTDCGMAGADTAEIKKEMIRRGANPYFTTDFDAWIGKMDDEEENVKRGVELVKNHPAIPKDVEVEGLIIDIVTGEITKLV, translated from the coding sequence ATGAGTAGTAAAGGTGAAATTATCGGAGCAGAAGCCAGACCAAAAAAGAAATTAGCAGTAGTAACTTGTATGGATACAAGACTTGTAAACTTTTTAAATGAAAAAATGGGTCTCGAAAGAGGCGATGCAAAAGTTATCAAAAATGCCGGAAATATCATAACAGAAGACGCTTTAAGGTCTTTAGTAGTTGCTATATACTGCTTAGGTGCTGAAAAGATAGCCATAGTTGGCCATACTGACTGTGGAATGGCAGGGGCAGACACTGCAGAAATAAAGAAAGAAATGATAAGAAGAGGCGCAAATCCATACTTTACAACAGACTTCGATGCTTGGATAGGTAAAATGGATGATGAAGAAGAAAACGTTAAAAGAGGTGTGGAGTTAGTTAAAAACCACCCTGCAATCCCTAAAGACGTAGAAGTTGAAGGTCTTATCATAGACATCGTTACTGGAGAAATTACAAAATTAGTATAA
- a CDS encoding DUF7839 domain-containing protein, with amino-acid sequence MKKRNITEFQILSEIVRKQPHIKQKEIAEVLGITVQGVSEHVRSLAKNGFIKSRGRGEYVITDMGMEHLKLWIGDFKDYLSEVNQNLYRYKDTWPAIANEDVKKGDKVYLYMHKGLMYISKTNVTEASAIVYEDGKKGDDISIHELDGYVDVRKGKVIVLKVPPKVKGGTSAVNTEFVLKILEENPDAVIAMMGTVSAVLLNKLDIKPDIRFGVSSGITNACKRGCDVIAFVTGKMTENVLNEIDKNKISYTILDAELEFND; translated from the coding sequence ATGAAAAAAAGAAATATTACAGAATTTCAAATACTTTCTGAAATCGTAAGAAAGCAACCCCATATAAAACAAAAAGAAATTGCCGAAGTTTTAGGCATAACTGTTCAAGGAGTTTCTGAACACGTTAGAAGCTTGGCAAAAAACGGATTTATCAAATCTAGAGGTAGGGGAGAATACGTAATTACAGATATGGGTATGGAACACCTTAAATTGTGGATTGGGGATTTTAAAGACTATCTTTCGGAAGTAAACCAGAATTTATACAGATATAAGGACACTTGGCCTGCAATAGCAAACGAAGATGTAAAAAAAGGGGATAAAGTATATCTTTACATGCACAAGGGTTTAATGTACATATCTAAAACAAATGTCACAGAAGCATCCGCTATTGTTTACGAAGATGGTAAAAAAGGCGACGATATATCAATACACGAGCTTGATGGCTACGTGGACGTTAGAAAAGGAAAAGTAATAGTTTTAAAAGTACCTCCAAAGGTAAAAGGTGGTACAAGTGCGGTAAATACAGAATTTGTCTTAAAAATATTGGAAGAGAATCCTGACGCAGTTATAGCAATGATGGGGACTGTTAGTGCCGTATTACTAAATAAATTAGACATAAAGCCCGATATAAGATTTGGCGTATCAAGTGGCATTACAAACGCTTGTAAACGAGGTTGTGACGTTATCGCATTCGTAACAGGAAAAATGACTGAAAATGTTTTAAATGAAATCGATAAAAACAAAATAAGTTACACAATTTTAGACGCGGAATTAGAATTTAATGATTAA
- a CDS encoding cache domain-containing protein: protein MKKVPLFKRFGTKLLIYATIVAIIPIILLSVISNGTISNTMQEHSQNKINSDLKVAENILNSRLSEMDAVVYYSKNSNLTKSIIYSKDEKRIYELATSIKKSTNSDFVLICDAEGNSIGGSNSNDTGVGDFKYLMDAEFKKEGHKCIELIGEQILKGQNIYNESIIQLSGIENSDKYLHKAMGLVSAQPVYKDGRFIGSIIVVDIINKDNKLVDKAKEVSGEATTIFLNDIRISTNVKDSEDKRAIGTIVSEDVYKKTLLSGETYYGKAFVVNEWYFTAYDPIKNFKGDVIGMLFVGTPVAPYEALNSNIKVQTVVIAFLGLIIALIVSIMLSKSIIKPMENLKEAAQNFSEGRYGTKVPVDSLDEFGELSKIFNKMSDEISISHTKLQKHAEELSKSYDELKELDNLKSDLIAIASHELRTPLTSVKGYVELVLDGTMGEVNESQRKCLSIANDNIDRLRRLIESMLDLSKIERGELQMQKELMNIKTAVNEVVENLKPLFDEKNIRLDKKLQNLSLYGDKDRLMQVITNLVENAIKFNPTNGEIYIGAYEDEGNIHLVVTDHGAGIPEKDLEKIFDRFYQVDSSSKRPKGGSGLGLAVCKSIVEAHEGIIWVESELGKGSTFHVILPIFSNTFGIDDEENPFITKLNKDKFE, encoded by the coding sequence ATGAAAAAAGTTCCATTATTTAAGAGATTTGGCACTAAACTATTAATATACGCTACCATTGTTGCAATTATCCCTATAATATTGTTAAGTGTTATATCAAATGGTACGATTAGCAATACCATGCAAGAGCACTCGCAAAACAAAATTAATAGTGACCTAAAAGTGGCCGAAAACATACTGAATAGTAGATTAAGTGAAATGGATGCTGTAGTTTATTATTCTAAAAATTCAAATTTGACAAAATCCATAATTTACTCCAAAGATGAAAAACGTATTTATGAGCTAGCGACGTCTATTAAGAAATCGACGAATTCGGATTTCGTACTGATTTGTGACGCAGAAGGAAATTCGATAGGCGGTTCGAATAGTAATGATACAGGAGTTGGAGACTTTAAATACTTAATGGATGCGGAATTTAAAAAAGAAGGACATAAATGTATTGAATTAATTGGCGAACAAATTCTTAAAGGTCAGAATATTTACAATGAAAGTATTATTCAATTATCTGGAATTGAAAATTCTGATAAATATCTCCATAAAGCAATGGGTTTGGTTTCTGCACAACCTGTTTACAAAGACGGTAGATTCATAGGTTCAATAATTGTTGTAGATATAATAAACAAAGACAATAAGTTAGTAGATAAAGCAAAAGAAGTATCTGGAGAAGCTACCACAATATTCTTAAATGATATAAGGATATCCACCAATGTTAAAGATAGTGAAGATAAAAGAGCTATCGGTACAATTGTTTCAGAAGATGTTTACAAAAAAACATTACTTAGTGGAGAAACTTACTACGGTAAGGCTTTTGTTGTTAATGAATGGTATTTCACTGCATACGACCCAATAAAGAACTTTAAAGGCGATGTTATAGGTATGTTATTCGTGGGAACGCCTGTGGCACCTTATGAAGCCCTAAATAGTAACATTAAAGTTCAAACAGTTGTTATTGCATTCTTAGGTTTAATAATTGCTTTAATTGTTTCAATTATGTTAAGTAAAAGCATAATAAAGCCAATGGAAAACTTAAAAGAAGCAGCTCAAAACTTTAGTGAGGGACGCTATGGCACTAAAGTTCCAGTCGATAGCCTTGACGAATTTGGGGAACTTTCTAAGATATTCAACAAGATGTCCGATGAAATAAGTATATCTCATACGAAATTACAAAAACATGCTGAAGAATTAAGTAAATCATATGATGAATTAAAAGAATTGGATAATTTGAAATCTGATTTAATTGCAATTGCATCCCATGAATTAAGAACGCCACTTACATCAGTTAAAGGATATGTAGAATTGGTACTCGACGGTACTATGGGAGAAGTTAACGAATCTCAAAGAAAATGTTTGTCTATTGCGAATGATAACATCGATAGATTAAGAAGGCTAATAGAAAGTATGCTTGATTTATCGAAAATAGAGCGTGGCGAACTTCAAATGCAAAAAGAATTAATGAATATAAAAACTGCAGTTAATGAAGTTGTAGAAAATTTAAAACCATTATTTGATGAAAAAAATATAAGATTGGATAAAAAATTGCAAAATCTAAGTTTGTACGGTGACAAAGATAGATTAATGCAAGTAATAACAAATTTAGTTGAAAATGCCATTAAATTTAACCCTACAAATGGAGAAATATATATTGGTGCTTATGAAGATGAAGGAAACATTCACTTGGTTGTAACAGACCACGGTGCAGGTATTCCTGAAAAAGACCTTGAAAAGATATTCGATAGGTTCTATCAGGTTGATTCTTCATCAAAAAGACCTAAAGGTGGCTCTGGATTGGGTCTCGCAGTATGTAAAAGTATTGTAGAAGCTCACGAAGGTATCATTTGGGTTGAGAGTGAACTTGGTAAGGGAAGTACTTTCCATGTTATATTACCAATCTTCTCTAATACTTTTGGAATTGACGACGAGGAAAATCCATTCATAACTAAGTTAAATAAAGATAAATTTGAATAA
- a CDS encoding response regulator produces the protein MKILVVEDEEDILNLVKLILEIEGHEVKAVSSGQLAIEELENGIPDLIILDIMMPEMNGWEFLEVSRGKYGKIPVIVFTANAQCNNIKIAQEKNVDYLIKPFDKQALVEKVNEYDNSW, from the coding sequence ATGAAAATACTTGTTGTTGAAGATGAAGAAGATATTTTAAATTTAGTAAAATTAATACTTGAAATCGAAGGTCATGAAGTAAAAGCTGTTTCAAGCGGACAGCTCGCAATTGAAGAGTTAGAAAACGGAATCCCTGACTTGATAATATTAGATATTATGATGCCTGAAATGAATGGTTGGGAATTTTTAGAAGTATCACGTGGAAAATATGGAAAAATTCCTGTCATTGTGTTTACTGCAAATGCACAATGTAATAATATTAAGATAGCTCAGGAAAAAAACGTAGATTACTTAATAAAACCATTTGATAAGCAGGCGTTAGTTGAGAAAGTAAATGAATATGATAATTCATGGTAA
- a CDS encoding FIST signal transduction protein, whose amino-acid sequence MQFIQYGFGTSEDTNPLKAGAHATSDALKNMEKHSESPTIAFLYSSPEYNPEEVLNGVRLVLDTNTPIVGSSSNFQIVSNNVVSNGVSVGIISSKYISVGIGVDLGASVNPKEAGRNAVRDAIDNLGMSPKLIYVLMDFCKSEEKVMESIIEEVGYTIPIFGGISSDNLEFNRMYQYCNDSYFDSIVCVAFGGDLIPKMSYGRYKNMEDTKENSQFNTATDNTDNNAVEKLQVEDICYLRDKLIITENTKRKIMKINGKNAVDQYKDLIGYEKSVNELKKDKKSYLSNPLGMVANNEEIYLKGPVNLLDDHMTTASYIRNHQELKHVRIDETKVNELFNQNIDILENSPPYYNKPAITFCNVSAMLMETNTDLLKDKLENYQLGDLLGLTTYGEIIFGDIRNYDIAMCGICPDLVSISAKEGIHMITKHPATRETLIKIDELGGSVKVEELAKALGIHRRSAYDRVDPILKHGFAEKENALIQITEFGKILLKFGLIFKKDH is encoded by the coding sequence GTGCAATTTATACAGTATGGATTTGGAACCTCCGAAGATACTAATCCACTTAAAGCAGGGGCTCACGCAACTTCAGATGCACTGAAAAATATGGAAAAACATTCTGAAAGTCCAACTATCGCCTTTTTGTATTCTTCACCGGAGTATAATCCCGAAGAAGTTTTAAATGGGGTAAGGTTGGTTTTGGATACAAATACGCCAATTGTAGGTAGTAGCTCTAATTTTCAAATTGTAAGCAATAATGTTGTTTCAAACGGCGTTTCAGTAGGTATTATAAGTTCTAAATATATTAGTGTGGGCATAGGTGTGGATTTAGGTGCAAGTGTAAATCCAAAAGAAGCGGGAAGAAATGCAGTTCGTGACGCAATAGATAATTTGGGAATGTCCCCTAAATTGATATATGTGTTAATGGATTTTTGCAAGTCTGAAGAAAAAGTTATGGAAAGTATTATCGAAGAAGTAGGGTATACCATACCAATTTTTGGGGGTATCTCTTCCGATAATTTAGAATTTAATAGGATGTATCAGTATTGTAACGATTCATATTTCGATAGTATTGTCTGTGTAGCCTTTGGGGGCGATTTAATCCCTAAAATGTCATATGGTCGATATAAGAATATGGAAGATACGAAGGAAAACTCTCAATTCAATACAGCTACTGATAATACGGATAATAACGCCGTAGAAAAACTTCAAGTTGAAGATATATGCTATTTAAGAGATAAGCTCATAATAACGGAAAATACCAAAAGAAAAATTATGAAAATAAATGGTAAAAATGCGGTAGACCAATATAAGGACTTAATTGGTTACGAAAAATCGGTAAATGAGTTAAAAAAGGATAAAAAATCTTATTTATCTAATCCATTAGGTATGGTAGCCAATAATGAAGAGATTTATTTAAAAGGTCCGGTAAATCTTCTTGATGACCATATGACTACTGCATCTTATATCCGTAATCACCAAGAGTTAAAACACGTAAGAATTGATGAAACAAAAGTAAACGAGTTGTTTAATCAAAATATAGATATTTTAGAGAATTCTCCCCCATACTATAATAAACCAGCAATTACATTTTGTAATGTATCGGCAATGTTAATGGAAACCAACACTGATTTATTGAAAGATAAATTGGAAAATTACCAACTTGGTGATTTACTCGGACTTACAACATACGGAGAAATCATATTTGGCGATATACGGAATTATGACATTGCAATGTGCGGTATTTGCCCAGACCTAGTTAGCATAAGCGCAAAAGAGGGTATACACATGATAACAAAACACCCTGCAACTAGAGAAACGCTTATTAAAATAGATGAGCTAGGTGGTTCTGTTAAAGTTGAAGAATTGGCAAAAGCATTGGGCATTCATAGACGTTCTGCTTATGATAGGGTAGACCCAATATTAAAGCACGGTTTCGCAGAAAAAGAGAACGCTTTAATTCAAATAACCGAATTTGGTAAAATATTACTTAAATTTGGATTAATATTTAAAAAAGACCATTAA
- a CDS encoding Coenzyme F420 hydrogenase/dehydrogenase, beta subunit C-terminal domain: MGDMYYVQASDPEILSKGECGGAVTALFKYLLDSKLVDGVLTLKKGQDVYDAIPTYVTNSEDLLKTAGSLHCAPTMWGGIIKEHLKGQKIAVPVKPCDMKAIVELAKRAQIDLDNVYMIGLNCGGTVPPQTALEMIKLFYEVDPFDVVKEEIDKGKFIIELKDGTHKAIKMHDLEHDGYGRRDNCQRCDVKVPRKADVACGNWGVIGEDAGKWTFVEVNTEKGQKLIKDAEKEGFIKTKAPNPKGIEIRDKVEKTMLKMSESGKTSQLETDYPDLSEWDEYFNRCIKCYGCRDACPVCFCVECAIPDFTTKGQIPPEPLMFHGVRMAHMAYSCVNCGQCTDVCPMEIPVAKIFHKVQERTRKESGYQAGVDDTMPPLMDSPCGGQH; encoded by the coding sequence ATGGGCGATATGTACTATGTTCAAGCTTCCGACCCTGAAATATTAAGTAAGGGAGAGTGTGGTGGCGCAGTAACAGCCTTATTTAAATATCTATTAGATAGTAAACTCGTAGATGGCGTATTAACACTCAAAAAAGGTCAAGACGTTTACGATGCAATCCCTACATACGTTACAAATTCAGAAGACCTCTTAAAAACAGCTGGTTCATTGCACTGTGCCCCTACTATGTGGGGAGGCATAATTAAAGAACACTTAAAAGGTCAAAAAATAGCTGTCCCTGTAAAACCTTGTGACATGAAAGCAATCGTTGAATTAGCTAAAAGAGCACAAATAGACCTTGATAACGTATACATGATAGGTTTAAACTGTGGTGGTACAGTACCTCCTCAAACAGCTCTTGAAATGATTAAATTATTCTATGAAGTAGACCCATTCGATGTAGTTAAGGAAGAAATCGATAAAGGTAAGTTTATTATAGAATTAAAAGACGGAACTCATAAAGCTATCAAAATGCACGACTTAGAGCACGACGGTTACGGTAGAAGAGATAACTGCCAAAGATGTGACGTGAAAGTGCCAAGAAAAGCAGATGTAGCATGTGGTAACTGGGGAGTTATCGGTGAAGATGCTGGAAAGTGGACTTTTGTTGAAGTAAACACCGAAAAAGGTCAAAAATTAATAAAAGACGCTGAAAAAGAAGGCTTCATTAAAACCAAAGCTCCAAATCCAAAAGGTATTGAAATCAGAGACAAAGTCGAAAAGACTATGTTAAAAATGAGTGAAAGTGGTAAAACATCTCAATTAGAAACTGATTACCCTGATTTATCAGAATGGGACGAATACTTTAACAGATGTATCAAATGTTACGGCTGTAGAGATGCTTGTCCAGTATGTTTCTGTGTAGAATGTGCAATACCTGACTTTACAACAAAAGGACAGATACCACCAGAACCTTTAATGTTCCACGGTGTAAGAATGGCACACATGGCGTACAGCTGTGTAAACTGCGGTCAGTGTACGGATGTTTGTCCTATGGAAATCCCAGTAGCTAAGATATTCCACAAAGTTCAGGAAAGAACAAGAAAAGAATCCGGATACCAAGCAGGTGTTGACGATACAATGCCTCCTTTAATGGATTCACCTTGTGGTGGACAACACTAA
- the fdhF gene encoding formate dehydrogenase subunit alpha translates to MTGLKFVHTVCPYCGTGCGIDLVVRDDKVVGTNPFKRHPVNEGKTCIKGAYCHEFVHREDRLNSPLIRKNGELVKASWDEAIDFIVSKLKTYGKDEVGFFSSARCTNEDNYVFQKFARAVMKTNNVDHCARLUHSATVAGLGQAFGSGAMTNSILDIEEADCILIIGSNTFEQHPLIARRIIKAKENGTKVIVIDPRYTHTAKQADKYLQLVPGSNTAMLNGIMHVIIKENLIDEEFIKNRTKNYEELKKTVEKYTPEYVSKITHVPAEDIEEVARMYASANAASLLYCMGITQFIHGVNNVKSCCNLAMITGNMGRPGTGVNPLRGQNNVQGACDMGALPNVYPGYQNVTATQEKFQEAWKTDLDPNPGFAIPDMLDEAGKKIKCLYVMGENPMVSDPDLNHVKHALGDLDLLIVQDLFLTETAQIADVVLPGVSWAEKDGTFSNTERRVQRVHKAVEPLEGAMVDWEIVKLIGEKMGHPELFEFNTPEEVFNEITSVTPQYAGMTYDRLGVDGLHWPCKTPEDPGTPILHKEKFLTADGLGVMFPIEYGDPAELPDAEYPMILTTGRVIFHYHTGTMTRRSKHLDEELSEGFIEIHPEDAKEMGIKDKQSVKATTRRGEVVVKARITPNIKRGVVFMPFHFAEAAANTLTNPAQDPNCKIPEYKVCAVKIEKA, encoded by the coding sequence ATGACAGGTCTAAAATTTGTCCATACGGTCTGTCCTTATTGTGGTACTGGTTGTGGTATCGACTTAGTTGTTAGAGACGACAAAGTAGTTGGTACAAACCCATTCAAAAGGCACCCTGTAAACGAAGGTAAAACTTGCATTAAAGGAGCATACTGCCACGAATTTGTGCACAGAGAAGACAGACTTAACAGCCCATTAATTAGAAAAAACGGCGAATTAGTTAAGGCTTCCTGGGACGAGGCAATCGACTTTATAGTAAGCAAATTAAAAACTTACGGAAAAGATGAAGTAGGATTTTTCTCATCTGCAAGATGTACAAACGAAGACAACTATGTTTTCCAGAAATTCGCAAGAGCAGTTATGAAAACGAATAACGTAGACCACTGTGCGAGGTTGTGACACTCTGCTACTGTTGCAGGATTAGGCCAAGCATTTGGTTCAGGAGCTATGACAAATTCGATACTTGATATAGAAGAAGCAGATTGCATTCTTATCATTGGTTCGAATACATTTGAACAACACCCTTTAATTGCAAGAAGAATTATCAAGGCAAAAGAAAACGGTACAAAAGTTATCGTTATCGACCCAAGATACACACACACAGCAAAACAAGCTGACAAGTACTTGCAGTTAGTTCCAGGTTCAAATACCGCTATGTTAAACGGTATTATGCACGTAATTATTAAGGAAAACCTCATCGACGAGGAATTTATCAAAAACAGAACTAAAAATTACGAAGAACTTAAGAAAACAGTTGAAAAATATACGCCTGAATACGTTTCAAAAATAACACACGTACCTGCAGAAGATATTGAAGAAGTTGCAAGAATGTACGCAAGTGCAAACGCTGCTTCCTTATTGTACTGTATGGGTATAACTCAATTCATACATGGAGTTAACAACGTAAAATCATGCTGTAACCTTGCAATGATTACCGGAAACATGGGAAGACCAGGAACTGGTGTTAATCCATTGAGAGGTCAAAACAACGTTCAAGGTGCTTGTGACATGGGTGCATTACCTAACGTATACCCAGGTTACCAAAATGTAACAGCAACACAGGAAAAATTCCAAGAAGCTTGGAAAACTGATTTAGACCCTAACCCAGGTTTCGCAATTCCTGATATGCTTGATGAAGCAGGTAAAAAAATCAAATGTTTATATGTTATGGGAGAAAACCCAATGGTTTCAGACCCTGACTTAAACCACGTAAAACACGCTTTAGGTGATTTAGACCTCTTAATCGTTCAAGACTTATTCTTAACTGAAACTGCACAAATTGCAGATGTAGTTTTACCAGGTGTTTCTTGGGCTGAAAAAGACGGTACATTCTCAAACACTGAAAGAAGAGTTCAGAGAGTACACAAAGCTGTAGAACCATTAGAAGGTGCTATGGTAGATTGGGAAATCGTTAAATTAATCGGAGAAAAGATGGGACACCCTGAATTGTTCGAATTTAACACACCTGAAGAAGTATTCAACGAAATTACTTCAGTAACTCCTCAGTACGCAGGTATGACTTACGATAGACTTGGTGTAGATGGATTACACTGGCCATGCAAAACCCCTGAAGACCCAGGAACTCCAATATTACACAAGGAAAAATTCTTAACCGCTGACGGTTTAGGAGTTATGTTCCCTATTGAATATGGAGACCCTGCAGAGTTGCCAGACGCTGAATACCCAATGATTTTAACAACTGGAAGGGTTATATTCCACTACCACACCGGTACAATGACCAGAAGAAGTAAACACTTAGATGAAGAGCTTTCAGAAGGTTTCATTGAGATACACCCTGAAGATGCTAAGGAAATGGGTATTAAGGATAAACAGTCAGTTAAAGCAACCACTAGAAGGGGCGAAGTTGTAGTTAAGGCAAGAATCACACCTAACATCAAGAGAGGCGTTGTATTTATGCCATTCCACTTCGCAGAAGCTGCGGCAAACACTTTAACTAATCCTGCACAAGACCCTAACTGTAAGATACCAGAGTACAAGGTATGTGCTGTAAAGATTGAAAAAGCTTAA
- a CDS encoding ABC transporter substrate-binding protein: MAFSGCVSTPSEDGEVPTIKLGHLPSDHDAPLHVATENPDLFKEKYGVYLKNVDGKNNYELYENDKKIANVESVLITQGGAQIMTLLSQGQLHMGINGVPPVVFSVDSGTKAKIVAGINEEGSAVVIRNDIPANDWDEFVAWVKAQNKAGKQVAIGHPLPVSIQYVMIKSALDYENITYTENADDKSAMVYLMNCKGQGSMSKLLEKGDLDAVIAWEPTPEILKINDIAKPIAYSAELPPEGAWVGHSCCVLVASDDAIANNRDVVKAMTKLMLAGNKEINKNPKLAVNACSAQLGTPLEVEELSIPNIKFAEKVDKLKVFGPQFVQVMDEQGMMQNELKGLTEDEIREKLYDFSLFEEVSKEIDEIE, encoded by the coding sequence TTGGCATTCTCTGGATGCGTAAGCACTCCTTCAGAAGATGGAGAAGTTCCAACAATTAAATTAGGACACTTACCATCTGACCACGATGCACCATTACACGTAGCAACAGAAAATCCTGATTTATTCAAAGAAAAATATGGCGTTTACTTGAAAAACGTAGACGGTAAAAATAACTATGAATTATATGAAAATGATAAAAAAATAGCAAATGTTGAATCAGTACTTATCACCCAGGGTGGAGCTCAAATTATGACATTATTGTCACAAGGCCAACTCCATATGGGTATTAATGGCGTTCCTCCTGTTGTATTTTCAGTAGATAGTGGTACAAAAGCTAAAATTGTAGCTGGAATCAACGAAGAAGGTTCTGCAGTTGTTATAAGAAACGATATTCCAGCTAATGACTGGGATGAATTTGTAGCTTGGGTTAAAGCTCAGAATAAGGCGGGCAAACAAGTAGCTATTGGTCACCCGTTACCGGTTTCAATCCAATATGTTATGATAAAATCAGCTTTAGATTATGAAAACATCACATACACGGAAAATGCTGACGATAAAAGCGCTATGGTTTACTTAATGAACTGTAAAGGACAAGGTTCAATGTCTAAATTACTTGAAAAAGGAGATTTAGACGCAGTAATTGCTTGGGAACCTACACCTGAAATCTTAAAAATAAATGATATTGCAAAACCTATTGCATACAGTGCAGAATTACCACCTGAAGGAGCTTGGGTAGGTCACTCATGCTGTGTTTTAGTGGCTTCAGACGATGCAATCGCAAACAACAGAGATGTAGTTAAAGCAATGACTAAATTAATGTTGGCTGGAAACAAAGAAATCAATAAAAACCCTAAATTAGCAGTAAACGCTTGTTCTGCTCAATTAGGTACTCCTTTAGAAGTAGAAGAATTATCAATTCCAAATATTAAATTTGCTGAAAAAGTAGATAAATTAAAAGTATTTGGCCCCCAATTTGTTCAAGTTATGGACGAACAAGGTATGATGCAAAACGAATTAAAAGGATTAACAGAAGATGAAATTAGAGAAAAATTATACGATTTCTCATTATTTGAAGAAGTTTCAAAAGAAATTGACGAAATTGAATAA